From a single Nocardioides panacis genomic region:
- a CDS encoding aromatic ring-hydroxylating oxygenase subunit alpha, whose product MVTQQNEIHPHAERNGSKSKASPMTTNVQELLDLIVEYASRPLEEAQLLPSEYYTSHDLYDLEVERIFKKDWLYLCRTDEIENPGDWFAAEIAGEPVVLVRGKDMQIRAFSRVCPHRFMDLLFEEREKGAEAGNTESFVCPYHSWAFNTEGQLTGAPLMTGSTLFERERACGSYNLATYATEVWNGFVFMNFDPNAEPLAPRFSEMDALLAPYRLDEWKMLDRLDWPEVPTTWKLAMDNGREAYHHQGAHKESIEPLWPAHLVDADTTESEFFYYQRMFVSQEGATGEEDGHYLQPLALPSIDGLSAFQRSHSLLVGIYPTMWFSPGPDVLLVAKWWPTGPDSHKFDLAVCVHESKMDHPDLGKIRGEMKDWLRQIQEEDSAMVTGIQGMLKSDQARQGGALSPLERPIWTFQKYMAKRLTGIDV is encoded by the coding sequence ATGGTCACGCAGCAGAACGAGATCCACCCGCACGCGGAGCGGAACGGGAGCAAGTCAAAGGCATCGCCGATGACGACGAACGTGCAGGAACTGCTCGACCTCATCGTCGAGTACGCGTCGCGCCCGCTGGAGGAGGCCCAGCTCCTGCCCTCCGAGTACTACACCAGCCACGACCTCTACGACCTCGAGGTCGAGCGCATCTTCAAGAAGGACTGGCTCTATCTGTGTCGCACCGACGAGATCGAGAACCCGGGCGACTGGTTCGCGGCGGAGATCGCGGGCGAGCCGGTCGTGCTCGTGCGCGGCAAGGACATGCAGATCCGGGCCTTTTCCCGCGTGTGTCCTCACCGGTTCATGGACCTGCTCTTCGAGGAGCGGGAGAAGGGCGCCGAGGCCGGCAACACCGAATCCTTCGTCTGCCCCTATCACTCGTGGGCGTTCAACACCGAAGGACAGCTCACCGGTGCCCCGTTGATGACCGGAAGCACCCTGTTCGAGCGCGAGCGGGCGTGTGGGTCGTACAACCTCGCGACCTACGCCACCGAGGTGTGGAACGGCTTCGTGTTCATGAACTTCGACCCCAATGCGGAGCCGCTCGCTCCCCGTTTCTCCGAGATGGACGCGCTGCTGGCGCCCTACCGGCTGGACGAGTGGAAGATGCTCGACCGTTTGGACTGGCCCGAAGTCCCGACGACTTGGAAGCTGGCCATGGACAACGGTCGTGAGGCCTACCACCACCAAGGCGCCCACAAGGAGTCAATTGAGCCGCTGTGGCCGGCCCATCTTGTCGATGCGGACACGACCGAGTCGGAGTTCTTCTACTACCAGCGGATGTTCGTGAGCCAGGAGGGCGCGACTGGCGAGGAGGACGGGCACTACCTCCAGCCTCTGGCGCTTCCGTCGATCGATGGGCTGTCGGCCTTCCAACGCTCGCACTCCTTGCTGGTAGGGATCTACCCGACCATGTGGTTCTCCCCGGGTCCCGACGTGCTTCTGGTTGCGAAGTGGTGGCCGACCGGCCCGGACTCGCACAAGTTCGATCTGGCTGTCTGCGTGCACGAGTCGAAGATGGACCACCCGGATCTGGGGAAGATTCGCGGCGAGATGAAGGACTGGCTGCGGCAGATCCAGGAGGAGGACTCCGCGATGGTCACTGGAATCCAGGGCATGCTGAAGTCCGACCAGGCCCGTCAGGGCGGTGCACTCTCACCTCTTGAGCGTCCGATCTGGACCTTT
- a CDS encoding NAD(P)-dependent alcohol dehydrogenase: MKAVRVHAYGKEPSLDEVDEPKVTGPFDVLVEIGAAGLCRTDLHVIEGQWADIQNPQLPYVLGHENAGWVREVGSAVHNVAPGDAVIAHPLVTCGLCIPCRLGDDSHCEDAVFPGLNVDGGMSDLLLTNARAIVKLEANLQPIQVAALADAGLTAYHAVRKAQRLLTPGTHVVVIGSGGLGHIAIQALAATTPATITVVDRSEPALELARSVGSHHTVNAAEGSEKLLREVQDITEGGAHVVLDFVGEHSTPEQGTAMVRNRGSYSCVGYGGELRIPTIELVSREIEVVGNLVGTYKDLVELMALTAQGKVTLETTTYPLSAVNDAIHDLESGNLVGRGILVPGS; the protein is encoded by the coding sequence ATGAAAGCCGTTCGTGTCCATGCCTATGGCAAGGAGCCCAGCCTCGACGAGGTGGACGAGCCGAAGGTGACGGGGCCTTTCGACGTTCTCGTCGAGATCGGCGCTGCCGGCCTGTGTCGCACGGACCTGCACGTGATCGAGGGCCAGTGGGCCGACATCCAGAATCCGCAGCTGCCCTACGTCTTGGGACACGAGAACGCCGGCTGGGTGCGGGAGGTCGGCAGCGCGGTTCACAATGTGGCCCCGGGCGACGCCGTCATCGCGCACCCCCTCGTGACCTGCGGGTTGTGCATCCCGTGTCGCCTCGGCGACGACTCGCACTGCGAGGACGCGGTGTTTCCCGGTCTGAACGTCGATGGGGGGATGTCCGATCTCCTGCTGACGAACGCCCGGGCGATCGTGAAGCTCGAGGCCAACCTGCAGCCGATCCAGGTCGCCGCCCTCGCCGACGCCGGCCTGACCGCGTACCACGCGGTGCGCAAGGCTCAGCGGCTCCTGACTCCGGGCACCCATGTCGTCGTCATCGGCTCCGGTGGTCTGGGGCACATCGCGATCCAGGCGCTTGCGGCCACGACTCCCGCGACGATCACGGTGGTGGATCGTTCCGAACCGGCGCTGGAGCTGGCTCGCTCAGTCGGCTCCCATCACACGGTCAATGCCGCCGAGGGATCCGAGAAACTCCTGCGCGAGGTCCAGGACATCACCGAGGGCGGAGCCCACGTCGTCCTGGACTTCGTCGGAGAGCACTCAACGCCTGAGCAGGGCACCGCCATGGTGCGCAACCGAGGCAGCTACTCCTGCGTCGGGTACGGCGGCGAGCTGCGCATCCCGACCATCGAGCTGGTGTCGCGCGAGATCGAAGTGGTCGGAAACCTGGTCGGAACCTACAAGGACCTCGTCGAGCTGATGGCCCTGACGGCACAAGGGAAGGTGACCTTGGAGACAACCACCTACCCGCTGTCTGCGGTCAACGACGCCATCCACGACCTCGAGTCCGGGAACCTGGTCGGTCGAGGAATTTTGGTCCCCGGGAGCTGA
- a CDS encoding CBU_0592 family membrane protein: protein MKQLIQIAGSLCVLVPFVLAQFGRLDTRSVAYTGLNLIGSTVLSVQAAQGRQWGFLLLEGVWAGVSLVALLRAVSGGVDESPTTLDRAST from the coding sequence GTGAAGCAGCTCATTCAGATCGCTGGCTCGCTGTGCGTGCTGGTCCCGTTCGTTCTTGCCCAGTTCGGTCGGCTCGACACGCGGTCCGTCGCCTACACGGGTCTGAACCTGATCGGGTCGACGGTCCTGAGCGTGCAAGCCGCCCAGGGACGTCAATGGGGGTTCCTGCTCCTGGAAGGGGTGTGGGCCGGCGTCTCACTCGTCGCCCTGCTGCGTGCGGTGAGCGGGGGCGTCGACGAGTCGCCCACCACTCTCGACCGGGCGTCGACATGA